The Pseudomonas sp. DG56-2 genome contains a region encoding:
- a CDS encoding NAD(P)/FAD-dependent oxidoreductase, translated as MTHRIVIVGGGAGGLELATRLGKTLGKKGSASITLVDANLTHIWKPLLHEVAAGSLNSSEDELNYVAQAKWNHFQFQLGRMSGLDRESKQIQLAATLDEEGRELLPARTLGYDTLVIAVGSNTNDFGTLGAAQNCLFLDTRKQAERFHQQLLNHYLRAHAGDQANETISVAIVGAGATGVELAAELHHAAHELAAYGLDRIQPKDMHITLIEAGPRVLPALPERISVPVHQTLEKLGVTVMTNASVSEVTEAELKTSNGDVIPASLKVWAAGIRAPGFLKDIDGLETNRINQLVVRPTLQTTLDDDIFAFGDCAACPQPGSDRNVPPRAQAAHQQASMLAKSLKARLEGKPLPTYAYRDYGSLVSLSRFSAVGNLMGNLTGSVMLEGWLARMFYVSLYRMHQMALYGTFRTLMLMLGSRIGRGTEPRLKLH; from the coding sequence ATGACTCACCGTATCGTGATTGTCGGCGGCGGCGCCGGCGGCCTGGAACTGGCGACCCGCCTGGGTAAAACCCTGGGCAAGAAGGGCAGCGCCAGCATTACCCTGGTCGACGCCAACCTGACTCACATCTGGAAGCCGTTGCTGCACGAAGTAGCCGCCGGCTCGCTGAACTCCTCGGAAGACGAACTGAACTACGTGGCCCAGGCCAAGTGGAATCATTTCCAGTTCCAGCTCGGGCGCATGAGTGGCCTGGACCGCGAGAGCAAGCAAATCCAGCTCGCCGCAACCCTCGACGAAGAGGGCCGCGAGCTGCTGCCTGCGCGCACCTTGGGTTATGACACGCTGGTGATCGCCGTAGGCAGTAACACCAACGACTTCGGCACCCTCGGGGCCGCCCAGAACTGCCTGTTTCTGGATACTCGTAAACAGGCCGAACGTTTTCATCAGCAGTTGCTCAACCATTACCTGCGCGCTCATGCCGGGGATCAGGCGAATGAAACCATCAGCGTGGCAATTGTTGGCGCTGGCGCCACGGGTGTCGAGCTGGCCGCCGAGTTGCACCATGCCGCGCACGAGCTGGCCGCCTATGGCCTGGACCGTATCCAGCCCAAGGACATGCACATCACCTTGATCGAAGCAGGCCCGCGGGTTCTGCCGGCGTTGCCGGAACGTATCAGTGTGCCGGTACACCAGACGCTGGAAAAACTCGGCGTTACCGTCATGACCAATGCGTCGGTCAGTGAAGTAACCGAGGCCGAGCTTAAAACCAGCAATGGTGATGTGATTCCGGCCAGCCTCAAAGTTTGGGCGGCGGGGATTCGGGCGCCGGGCTTCCTCAAGGATATCGATGGCCTGGAGACTAACCGGATCAATCAGCTGGTGGTTCGCCCTACCCTGCAAACAACCCTGGATGACGATATCTTTGCCTTCGGTGACTGCGCGGCATGCCCGCAGCCGGGTAGCGATCGCAACGTACCGCCACGGGCCCAGGCGGCTCACCAGCAGGCATCGATGCTGGCCAAGTCGTTGAAGGCGCGCCTGGAGGGCAAGCCCTTGCCGACCTACGCCTACCGTGATTATGGCTCGCTGGTATCGCTGTCGCGCTTCTCGGCGGTGGGTAACTTGATGGGCAATTTGACCGGCAGCGTAATGCTTGAAGGGTGGTTGGCGCGGATGTTCTATGTGTCGCTGTATCGCATGCACCAGATGGCGCTGTATGGCACCTTCCGCACCTTGATGCTGATGTTGGGGAGCCGCATTGGCCGTGGCACCGAGCCACGCCTGAAACTGCACTGA
- a CDS encoding DUF3094 family protein has translation MTSRLNPEDQRRVDQYLQAPQHQVERKPFRPWLLLCMVVLVTIGLGLLSRLLSTLVL, from the coding sequence ATGACCAGCCGCCTGAATCCCGAAGACCAACGTCGTGTCGATCAATACCTGCAAGCACCCCAGCATCAAGTCGAGCGCAAGCCTTTCAGGCCCTGGCTGCTCCTTTGTATGGTGGTGCTGGTGACGATTGGCCTGGGTCTGTTGAGCCGCCTTTTGAGTACCCTGGTGCTATGA
- a CDS encoding DUF1780 domain-containing protein — protein sequence MDDSDYLRLLTIQAEQANAFLSNARKWERERWVCQRLLQGLNIPYRSEDFSPAGQEPPDVLFRDAAFEVFFVLDEGRRLNDEWREELQRRRSAFSLSQLVRREARPRRISAQELLQRLAPTLRKKAHNYQERGLDLSELDIIAFASLKREVLDLNSHFPPPTEYLRQGWRSLSLVGPTFARVLFAHPDAPDFLRGNLGRSIVFDVGISL from the coding sequence ATGGATGACTCAGATTACCTGCGCCTGCTAACCATTCAGGCCGAACAAGCCAATGCGTTCTTATCCAATGCCCGTAAGTGGGAACGTGAGCGTTGGGTATGCCAACGCCTGCTGCAAGGGTTGAATATTCCTTACCGTAGCGAAGACTTCAGCCCTGCTGGGCAAGAGCCGCCCGACGTGCTGTTTCGCGATGCAGCGTTTGAAGTTTTTTTCGTGCTCGATGAAGGTCGAAGGCTCAATGATGAGTGGCGCGAGGAGCTGCAACGGCGACGCAGTGCTTTTTCCTTGAGCCAGTTGGTGCGCCGCGAAGCGCGGCCACGGCGCATCAGTGCCCAGGAGCTACTGCAGCGTTTGGCGCCGACTTTGCGCAAAAAGGCGCATAACTATCAGGAGCGTGGGCTGGATCTGAGCGAACTGGACATCATTGCTTTCGCCAGCCTCAAGCGCGAAGTGCTCGATCTGAACAGCCACTTTCCGCCGCCGACCGAATACCTTCGCCAGGGCTGGCGTTCACTCTCGCTGGTGGGACCGACCTTTGCCCGGGTGTTGTTCGCTCATCCCGATGCGCCCGATTTCTTGCGTGGCAACCTTGGCCGCAGCATTGTCTTCGACGTGGGTATCAGCCTTTGA
- a CDS encoding nucleobase:cation symporter-2 family protein has protein sequence MTSTASTRPEDENLGVGANLAYGLQHVLTMYGGIIAVPLIIGQAAGLSSAEVGLLIAASLFAGGLATLLQTLGIPFFGCRLPLVQGVSFAGVATMVTIIGGDGTGGLSVVFGAVIVSSLIGLLITPLFSRIIKFFPPLVTGIVITTIGLTLMPVTARWAMGGNSQAADFGSTANISLAAFTLVTVLLLSKLGSASISRLSILLAIVIGTLAAMTLGMADFSQALQGPWVAMPEVLHFGAPQFQIAAILSMLIVIIVTMVETSADILAVGEIIDTKVDSKRLGNGLRADMISSALAPLVGSFTQSAFAQNVGLVAVTGVKSRYVVASAGMILVTLGLLPVMGRLVAAVPTAVLGGAGLVLFGTVAASGIRTLAQVDYRNNMNLIIVATSIGFGMIPIAAPSFYQHFPVWFETIFHSGISSAAIMAILLNLLFNHVRAGNSDQQSVFVAASERTLRYRDIAGLNEGDFFREGKLYDCEGKEVPIVDTDEEHVAGSALGKKRVEPVH, from the coding sequence ATGACTTCTACTGCTTCAACTCGTCCCGAAGACGAGAACCTCGGCGTGGGCGCCAACCTGGCCTACGGCCTGCAGCATGTACTGACGATGTATGGAGGAATCATTGCGGTACCCTTGATCATCGGTCAGGCGGCGGGCCTTTCCTCTGCCGAGGTTGGCCTGTTGATCGCCGCTTCGCTGTTCGCGGGCGGCTTGGCTACGTTGCTGCAGACCCTCGGTATTCCTTTCTTCGGCTGTCGCCTTCCGCTGGTTCAGGGCGTGTCGTTCGCCGGCGTGGCGACCATGGTCACGATTATTGGCGGTGATGGCACGGGCGGTTTGTCGGTGGTGTTCGGAGCGGTGATCGTGTCGTCGTTGATCGGCCTGCTGATTACGCCGCTGTTTTCGCGCATCATCAAATTCTTTCCGCCGCTGGTGACGGGCATTGTTATCACCACCATCGGCCTGACGCTGATGCCGGTTACGGCGCGCTGGGCCATGGGCGGCAACAGCCAGGCCGCAGACTTTGGCAGCACGGCGAACATTTCCCTGGCGGCATTCACGCTGGTCACCGTACTGTTGTTGAGCAAGCTGGGCAGCGCCAGCATCTCGCGCCTGTCGATCCTGCTTGCGATTGTCATCGGCACGCTGGCCGCGATGACCCTGGGCATGGCCGACTTTTCCCAGGCGCTTCAAGGCCCGTGGGTAGCAATGCCCGAGGTTCTGCACTTTGGCGCGCCGCAATTTCAAATCGCCGCCATCTTGTCGATGCTGATCGTGATTATCGTGACCATGGTCGAGACCTCGGCAGACATTCTCGCCGTGGGCGAAATCATCGACACCAAGGTCGACTCCAAACGCCTGGGTAACGGCCTGCGGGCAGACATGATTTCCAGCGCACTGGCGCCGCTGGTAGGTTCTTTCACCCAGAGTGCCTTTGCCCAGAACGTTGGCCTGGTGGCCGTGACCGGTGTGAAAAGCCGTTACGTGGTGGCGTCAGCCGGGATGATTCTGGTGACCCTCGGTTTACTGCCCGTGATGGGGCGACTGGTTGCCGCCGTTCCCACTGCTGTACTCGGTGGTGCCGGTCTGGTGTTGTTCGGTACGGTTGCAGCCAGTGGTATCCGTACGTTGGCGCAGGTGGACTATCGCAACAACATGAACCTGATCATCGTCGCCACCTCGATTGGCTTCGGCATGATTCCCATCGCCGCGCCTAGCTTCTATCAGCACTTCCCGGTGTGGTTCGAGACCATTTTCCACTCGGGCATCAGCTCGGCCGCGATCATGGCCATTCTGCTCAACCTGTTGTTCAACCATGTGCGTGCCGGCAACTCTGACCAGCAGTCGGTGTTCGTCGCCGCCAGCGAGCGCACCTTGCGCTATCGCGATATTGCCGGTCTCAACGAGGGTGATTTTTTCCGCGAGGGCAAGTTGTACGACTGCGAAGGTAAAGAGGTGCCGATTGTGGACACCGATGAGGAGCACGTCGCTGGCTCCGCGCTTGGTAAAAAACGTGTCGAGCCAGTGCACTGA
- a CDS encoding 8-oxoguanine deaminase translates to MPKTLLVKNAELLVTMDGQRREIKRGGMFIEDNVIKQVGPSDELPQHADVILDMTGKVVIPGLVNTHHHMYQSLTRVVPAAQDGELFNWLNNLYPIWARLTPEMISVSTQTAMAELILSGCTTSSDHLYIYPNGCKLDDSIHAAEEIGMRFHAARGSMSVGRSQGGLPPDSVVEKESDILKESQRLIEDYHDASHGSMLRVVVAPCSPFSVSRDLMREAAVLARNYGVSMHTHLAENVNDIAYSREKFGMTPAEYAEDLGWVGHDVWHAHCVQLDQHGIELFARTGTGVAHCPCSNMRLASGIAPIRKMRDHGVPVGLGVDGSASNDGASMIGEVRQALLLQRVGFGPDAMTAREALEIATLGGAKVLNRNDIGALSPGMVADFVAFDLGHLAYAGALHDPLAALVFCTPTHVDTSVINGRVVVKDGRITTVDLPLVLERHNQLARQLVSGE, encoded by the coding sequence ATGCCCAAGACTTTACTGGTCAAGAACGCCGAACTTCTGGTGACCATGGATGGCCAGCGCCGCGAAATCAAACGCGGCGGTATGTTCATCGAAGACAACGTAATCAAACAGGTCGGCCCAAGCGACGAGCTGCCGCAGCACGCCGATGTGATTTTGGACATGACCGGCAAAGTGGTCATTCCAGGCCTGGTCAACACCCACCACCACATGTACCAGAGCCTCACCCGCGTGGTGCCGGCGGCCCAGGACGGCGAGCTGTTCAATTGGCTGAACAACCTCTACCCGATCTGGGCACGACTGACGCCGGAGATGATTTCGGTGTCGACGCAAACAGCGATGGCCGAGTTGATTCTGTCGGGTTGCACCACCTCCAGCGACCACCTGTATATCTACCCCAACGGCTGCAAGCTCGACGACAGCATCCATGCCGCCGAGGAAATCGGCATGCGCTTCCACGCCGCGCGCGGCAGCATGAGCGTTGGCCGTAGCCAGGGCGGCCTGCCGCCGGATTCGGTAGTAGAGAAGGAAAGCGATATTCTCAAGGAGTCGCAGCGCCTGATCGAGGACTACCACGACGCCAGCCATGGTTCGATGCTGCGCGTAGTGGTGGCGCCCTGCTCGCCGTTTTCGGTAAGCCGTGATTTGATGCGCGAAGCCGCGGTGCTGGCGCGTAACTACGGGGTGTCGATGCACACCCACCTTGCGGAAAACGTCAACGACATCGCCTACAGCCGCGAGAAATTCGGCATGACCCCGGCCGAGTACGCCGAGGACCTGGGTTGGGTCGGCCATGACGTATGGCACGCCCACTGTGTGCAGCTAGACCAGCACGGTATCGAGTTGTTCGCCCGCACCGGCACCGGTGTAGCTCACTGCCCATGCTCGAACATGCGCCTGGCCTCGGGTATCGCGCCGATTCGCAAGATGCGCGACCACGGCGTACCGGTTGGCCTCGGCGTCGACGGTTCAGCCTCCAACGATGGCGCCAGCATGATCGGTGAAGTACGCCAGGCCCTGCTGCTGCAACGCGTTGGCTTCGGGCCCGATGCCATGACCGCACGCGAAGCGCTGGAGATCGCCACCCTGGGCGGCGCCAAGGTCCTCAACCGTAATGATATCGGTGCGCTGAGCCCAGGCATGGTAGCCGACTTCGTCGCTTTCGACCTGGGCCACCTGGCCTATGCCGGCGCGCTTCACGATCCGCTGGCGGCGCTGGTGTTCTGCACCCCCACGCACGTTGATACCAGCGTGATCAACGGCCGCGTGGTGGTCAAGGACGGACGCATCACCACCGTCGACCTGCCCCTGGTGCTGGAGCGCCACAATCAGCTGGCCCGTCAGTTGGTCAGCGGCGAGTAA
- a CDS encoding energy-coupling factor ABC transporter permease has product MIDAQVLSDLSLTLGWGGYVVLLLWAVARTGWVELFTDSRRQHLLFGAVFALFALWLVRRDFDNGVSYHFIGLTAVTLLLDWPLAIVAGLLAQVGLILMGRQDLAAMGVNGLLFIGLPVLVTEVCAILVERAQPKNLFVYIFCSGFFAAALAALLCLLIGLGLLWIDGRFVMPEWIEDFIGYLWLIIFPEAFINGMVVSALVVFCPEWLETFNRTRYLQAPWKDDDPGR; this is encoded by the coding sequence GTGATCGATGCACAAGTGCTGTCTGACCTCAGCCTGACCCTGGGTTGGGGCGGCTATGTTGTATTGCTGCTGTGGGCGGTGGCGCGTACGGGCTGGGTGGAGCTGTTCACCGACAGCCGGCGCCAGCACTTGCTGTTCGGCGCGGTGTTCGCGTTGTTCGCGCTGTGGCTGGTGCGCCGCGATTTCGACAACGGCGTGTCGTATCACTTCATTGGCTTGACCGCTGTCACCTTGCTGCTGGATTGGCCGTTGGCGATTGTGGCCGGGCTGCTGGCCCAGGTCGGGCTCATTTTGATGGGCCGTCAGGACCTTGCCGCCATGGGTGTCAACGGCCTGTTGTTTATCGGCCTGCCGGTGCTGGTGACCGAGGTGTGCGCCATTCTGGTCGAGCGCGCGCAGCCGAAAAACCTCTTCGTGTACATCTTCTGTTCGGGATTTTTCGCCGCAGCCCTGGCGGCACTGCTGTGCCTGCTGATCGGGCTGGGCTTGCTATGGATCGACGGGCGCTTTGTGATGCCGGAGTGGATCGAAGACTTTATCGGCTATCTGTGGCTGATCATTTTTCCCGAAGCCTTTATCAACGGCATGGTGGTCAGCGCCCTGGTGGTGTTTTGCCCGGAGTGGCTGGAAACCTTCAACCGCACCCGCTACCTGCAAGCACCCTGGAAGGACGACGACCCCGGGCGTTGA
- the yacG gene encoding DNA gyrase inhibitor YacG, which produces MSQPMTVECPTCGAPVEWNAASTFRPFCSDRCKLIDLGAWAAEEHKIPVAPEAEDELFSGELDPRAHH; this is translated from the coding sequence ATGAGCCAACCGATGACCGTAGAATGCCCGACCTGTGGCGCCCCTGTTGAATGGAACGCCGCCAGTACATTCCGGCCCTTCTGTTCCGATCGCTGCAAGCTGATCGATCTCGGTGCCTGGGCGGCTGAAGAGCATAAAATCCCGGTGGCCCCCGAGGCAGAAGATGAGCTGTTTTCCGGCGAACTCGACCCCCGCGCCCACCACTGA
- the coaE gene encoding dephospho-CoA kinase (Dephospho-CoA kinase (CoaE) performs the final step in coenzyme A biosynthesis.) — MTTAAFTPWILGLTGGIGSGKSAAAQRFVELGVHLVDADQAARWVVEPGRPALASIVERFGPGVLLEDGQLDRAALRQLIFSDPEQRRWLEALLHPLIGQEIFSYLAKAESPYAVFVSPLMVESGQFQRTQRLLVIDAPQELQVQRTLLRDQTSPEQVQAILKAQASREERLRHAHDVLVNDRDLTWLHSQVDRLHNFYLTLRGGQA, encoded by the coding sequence ATGACCACCGCTGCTTTCACTCCGTGGATTCTTGGCCTCACAGGCGGCATCGGCAGCGGCAAGAGCGCTGCCGCCCAGCGCTTTGTCGAACTGGGTGTGCACCTGGTGGATGCCGATCAGGCTGCGCGCTGGGTGGTGGAGCCAGGGCGTCCGGCATTGGCCAGTATTGTCGAGCGCTTCGGCCCGGGTGTGTTGCTGGAAGATGGGCAACTCGATCGCGCGGCGCTGCGCCAACTGATCTTCAGCGATCCGGAGCAACGGCGCTGGCTGGAAGCCCTGCTGCATCCGTTGATCGGTCAGGAGATTTTCAGTTACCTGGCCAAGGCTGAGTCGCCTTATGCGGTGTTCGTTTCGCCGCTGATGGTGGAGTCGGGGCAGTTTCAGCGCACCCAACGTTTGTTGGTGATCGATGCGCCGCAGGAGCTGCAAGTTCAACGCACGCTGTTGCGCGATCAAACCAGCCCCGAGCAGGTGCAGGCCATTCTCAAGGCCCAGGCCAGCCGCGAAGAGCGCCTGCGCCACGCCCACGATGTGCTGGTCAACGACCGCGACCTGACCTGGCTGCATTCGCAGGTCGACCGCCTGCACAACTTTTACCTGACTTTGCGAGGAGGCCAAGCATGA